A portion of the Scylla paramamosain isolate STU-SP2022 chromosome 32, ASM3559412v1, whole genome shotgun sequence genome contains these proteins:
- the LOC135089004 gene encoding fibrillin-2-like isoform X1, giving the protein MEDKEQQDQHIISAYNVVETSPALKKLLGEEVGKGETKNPFDDEEEEQEEAKGGEEVVEGEEENEEVQGQQETREERKRRRKGRRQRKKGKKGGGGNGRGGRRKAKEQEATDEGENESELQVPSTSEENVMEGQEAAVTTTLSPANERLMRRRERKRRRKERRQRKENQRRRGGGGRRGGRRKVEEAEGEDRSTNEVSQGQQGVVTSDSTSRDPQPGVRVSAAERRRRRRRRRRRKDRKNRNGRGGKRERRRNKGKKGGNGSGNGDERIEMNEVPVNDISLLDTNDGVAVFEVGANTLDDVPIEVQPALPKRPKKQTGNRKRKLQQSSREGRLDQTSIESEVQEVLTTPTTTTTTTTTTTTTTTTETPMRHPKAPVLAPVEPQYTVDGDTETTRTIFDFYPEDTSEEVPADTQMEEEPRAASDGERERPSSDSGRKKGKKKKKKTETSTLPEDSTAEYPDEDVELQDYQNYLYGLENTEESSSEATALEDLFPEGLPEGYPTDRLRSDGNFSQNTRFIETEDIDFSELDQSCVISEADSIYLPPPRVRHAHVSAYYTVTNPAPPHNKYAEAVYECEFGYRLNEDFTNRLFCRRDKWLGMLPSCVAYAKQATTGKCGENNGGCQQICEATEEGRQCLCYKGFRLDEDGINCLDVDECAVNNGGCRGSCVNRLGYHRCGCPWGYRLATNGKTCIDKNECLLRNGHGPCQDTCHNTEGGYYCTCHNLPGTHLAKDNHTCEDEDECAINNGGCSHICLNTFGQIFCTCPEGFLMAMDWKTCEDINECEYEDIAKGCTHGCINTVGSYRCAQEDELVHALQCPAGLVPTEDGESCKDVDECEEDNFSCSDICVNSHGSAHCACPSGFSLAQDDKTCQDIDECEDGTAECSHGCSNSKGSYTCTCPAGHALESDLATCTDIDECSQDAGCSHGCENTDGSFTCTCPEGLTLHTDLITCVDVDECVAGHGCSHGCRNTEGSFACTCPRGLSLAPDGFTCRDVDECSGEHKCSHGCKNTEGSHACTCPEGLLLAADLATCSDVDECASDNGGCEQVCENTEGSYLCSCHAGHVLATNHTCVDEDECAEDNGGCQQDCTNTPGSYECSCGEGFLQEGKHDCSDVDECEEDNFGCSDVCVNTFGGAYCSCPVGYSLMHDNRTCEDDDECEAGSGSCSHGCTNTDGSFTCECPEGLSLSPDSVTCLDVNECAADNGGCDQICENVEGSFYCDCEEGFVLSDDGASCLDVDECAEDNGGCQQECLNEPGSFSCSCFPGYDLEDDFHCSDVDECALQLSTCQHECFNLPGSYDCLCHDGFELSVDNRTCADIDECGVDNGCSHFCTNFNGSYTCHCPPGFKLFVDEHTCVDVDECDEDNGGCSHVCSNSKGGYKCLCPEGFQLLEEGSTHEKLHVCVDVDECLDSNGNCSHECHNLEGGHECRCPSGYIFLEDDDGSLSRHECVDVDECREHNGGCSHFCVNTEGGMECQCPQGMTMPEGGQAFECQDIDECLKDNGGCSHLCTNLPGTYECGCPDGWRLDVHYDDMDYSEDVTNFEVSNDVIWRQCVDVDECGEDRGGCSHICQNDDGGYLCSCPPGYWLGRDNKTCWDINECNVDKGGCSHECTNTEGSFVCTCPEGFVLRDDRRCQDVDECENDNGGCSDLCVNQLGRYHCACPPGFLLEDDDLTCSDINECGRDNGGCSHTCHNLHGRYTCSCPAGLVLNEDSHTCDDEDECDTDNGGCSHECINEVGSHECGCPAGLTLAVDGRTCLDVDECGVKNGGCSHQCTNHEGHYTCLCPAGTVLAADNHTCEDVNECDKRNGGCSYKCVNTEGGYECHCRLGMEVGRDGHTCQDVDECADGNGGCSDHCHNTRGSFRCECPLGYSLGLDGATCEDINECELANGGCSHGCINTEGSFSCNKCSEGYKLGEDLLTCVDIDECLQSPCEHDCVNIPGSYYCSCKTGFRPRPDAAHRCWDVNECEEDNGGCARDCFNTIGSYHCRCPRGYELGRDKHSCEANPTFCPVMVAPLHGEMTCSHNLIGNAYPHGTSCSISCFLGFALHGSPNATCLPTGVWSANPATCRAMKCAMLVDVDHGRVSPKRCTRRTSSVGQHCYLSCSPGYRVVGNPVRTCQTSGLWSPETSSPYCEKDSLKPFIQCPSDVQVDLAPHMNSAYVRLPQPKANVDWFRYAPSVSRRRGDSRDSEDPRYVDASPDWAKQLEADLPAGKTTVTFVARSPMSDESATCSFIVEVRDKEDPQVFGCPKSFTVLLTEGQATAEVMWKEPLFKDNVEISHLWKSLEPGRHLTAGTYPVHYVAMDPYRNRAKCSFVVTVQPKEGGEGAGGGSGDSGGKGEQCGEPGEVMGLEWVCKELAWGRMCRSSCLPGFVMTTTPPSSLYICGHHTGLWYPSALLPSCTPAVPLKSSDGCLPGFEWREAHPNVCLACAPGMYSGGQEQQCTSCPVGTFTDKYASNPVRGETPASTSPELPQERTLGRRFFDTFSLASLRPGSTLAFAHAQARGGPNSNTQAFAHARVTSYG; this is encoded by the exons ATGGAGGATAAGGAGCAGCAGGACCAGCATATAATCAGTGCATATAATGTAGTGGAGACGTCCCCGGCACTGAAGAAGCTGCTTGGTGAAGaagtagggaagggagagaccAAAAACCCTTTtgatgacgaggaagaggagcaagaagaagcgaagggaggagaggaagtggtggaaggagaggaggaaaatgaggaggtgCAGGGTCAACAGGAGAcgcgggaggaaaggaagaggaggagaaagggtcgaagacaaagaaagaaggggaagaaaggaggaggtggaaatggaagaggaggaagacgaaaagcgAAAGAACAG GAAGCAACtgatgagggagagaacgaGTCAGAACTGCAAGTCCCATCAACCTCAGAGGAGAACGTGATGGAGGGGCAGGAGGCGGCTGTAACCACGACCTTAAGCCCTGCAAATGAAAGGCTAATGAGGcgcagggaaagaaagaggaggagaaaagagaggcgacagaggaaggaaaaccaacggagaagaggaggaggaggacgaagaggagggagaagaaaggtggaggaagcTGAG ggCGAGGATCGATCAACCAATGAGGTCAGCCAAGGTCAGCAAGGAGTGGTGACCTCTGACTCCACATCACGTGACCCACAACCGGGCGTGCGTGTATCTGCggccgagaggaggaggaggaggcgaaggaggaggaggaggaaggataggaagaataggaacggcaggggagggaagagag AAAGGAGGCggaacaagggaaagaaaggaggaaatggcaGCGGCAACGGGGACGAGAGGATAGAGATGAATGAAGTTCCAGTAAACGACATCTCTCTCCTTGATACCAATGACGGGGTGGCAGTCTTTGAGGTCGGCGCTAACACCCTCGACGACGTGCCTATCGAAGTCCAGCCGGCGCTGCCCAAAAGACCCAAAAAGCAGACgggcaacagaaaacggaagctTCAGCAATCGTCGCGGGAAGGCAGACTCGACCAAACCAGTATTGAGAGTGAAGTCCAGGAGGTTTTAACTACTCCaacgaccaccacgaccaccacgaccaccactacgactactaccaccactgaaACACCAATGCGTCACCCGAAGGCGCCTGTACTTGCCCCAGTCGAGCCTCAGTACACGGTGGACGGAGACACGGAGACAACGCGTACTATATTTGATTTCTACCCTGAGGACACGAGTGAGGAAGTCCCTGCAGACACGCAGATGGAGGAAGAACCACGTGCTGCCTctgatggtgagagagaaagacccTCCAGCGACTCCGGCAGGAAAaaaggcaagaagaagaagaagaagaccgaAACCTCAACTTTACCAGAAGACTCGACTGCAGAGTATCCTGACGAAGACGTGGAGTTGCAGGATTACCAGAACTACTTGTACGGCTTAGAGAACACTGAGGAGTCTTCCAGCGAGGCCACGGCACTGGAGGACCTGTTTCCAGAGGGTCTTCCTGAGGGTTACCCAACGGATAGGCTAAGAAGTGATGGGAACTTCTCTCAAAACACCAG GTTCATTGAGACGGAGGACATCGATTTCTCGGAGCTGGACCAGTCATGCGTCATCTCAGAGGCTGACAGTATCTACCTCCCGCCGCCTAGGGTCCGCCACGCCCACGTCAGCGCCTATTACAC TGTTACCAACCCGGCGCCGCCCCATAACAAATACGCGGAGGCGGTGTATGAGTGTGAGTTCGGGTACCGCCTGAACGAGGACTTCACCAACAGACTCTTCTGCAGGAGAGATAAGTGGCTAGGGATGCTGCCGTCCTGTGTGGCTTAcg CCAAGCAAGCCACGACGGGGAAGTGTGGGGAGAACAACGGAGGGTGCCAACAGATCTGCGAGGCTACTGAGGAAGGGCGCCAGTGCCTCTGCTACAAGGGCTTCAGACTGGACGAGGACGGAATCAACTGCTTGG ACGTGGACGAGTGTGCAGTGAACAACGGCGGGTGTCGGGGTTCCTGCGTCAATAGGTTGGGCTATCACCGGTGCGGGTGTCCTTGGGGTTACCGTCTGGCCACCAACGGCAAGACCTGCATCG ATAAGAATGAGTGTTTGCTGAGGAACGGCCACGGCCCCTGCCAAGACACCTGTCACAACACGGAGGGCGGCTACTACTGCACCTGTCATAATCTTCCCG GCACACACCTGGCGAAGGACAACCACACCTGCGAGGACGAGGATGAGTGTGCGATCAATAACGGAGGCTGTTCACACATCTGTCTCAACACCTTCGGCCAGATCTTTTGCACGTGTCCCGAGGGCTTCCTGATGGCGATGGACTGGAAGACGTGCGAAG ACATCAACGAGTGTGAATACGAGGATATAGCGAAGGGGTGTACCCACGGCTGCATCAACACGGTGGGCAGCTACCGGTGTGCCCAGGAGGACGAACTGGTGCATGCCCTTCAGTGCCCCGCCGGTCTGGTGCCCACGGAGGACGGCGAAAGCTGTAAAG aCGTGGACGAGTGTGAGGAGGACAACTTCAGCTGCTCGGACATCTGCGTCAACTCTCACGGCTCAGCTCACTGTGCGTGTCCCTCTGGCTTCTCCCTCGCGCAGGACGATAAGACTTGCCAAG ACATTGACGAGTGTGAGGACGGGACGGCGGAGTGTTCCCACGGCTGCAGCAATTCTAAAGGCTCCTATACCTGCACCTGCCCCGCCGGCCACGCCCTGGAATCTGACCTCGCTACCTGCACAG ACATCGACGAATGTTCCCAAGATGCCGGCTGCTCCCACGGCTGCGAGAACACGGACGGCTCCTTTACATGTACCTGTCCCGAGGGCCTCACGCTGCACACTGATCTCATTACCTGTGTAG ACGTGGACGAGTGTGTGGCGGGGCACGGGTGTTCGCACGGCTGCCGCAACACCGAGGGCTCCTTCGCCTGCACGTGTCCGCGCGGCCTCTCTCTGGCGCCTGATGGTTTCACCTGTCGCG ATGTAGACGAGTGTTCCGGGGAGCACAAGTGTTCCCACGGCTGTAAGAACACTGAGGGCTCCCACGCCTGCACCTGTCCCGAGGGCCTGCTCCTGGCGGCTGACCTGGCCACCTGCTCTG ACGTAGATGAGTGCGCCTCGGATAACGGCGGGTGCGAGCAGGTGTGCGAGAACACGGAGGGCTCCTACCTGTGCAGCTGTCACGCGGGGCACGTCCTGGCCACCAATCACACCTGCGTTGACGAGGACGAGTGTGCCGAGGACAATGGTGGCTGTCAGCAG GATTGCACCAACACGCCGGGGTCTTACGAGTGCTCCTGCGGCGAGGGATTCCTGCAGGAGGGGAAGCACGACTGTAGCGACGTGGACGAGTGCGAGGAGGATAACTTTGGATGCTCCGATGTTTGCGTGAACACCTTCGGCGGCGCCTATTGCTCCTGCCCCGTCGGTTACTCCCTCATGCACGACAACAGGACGTGTGAAG ACGATGACGAATGTGAGGCAGGCAGCGGCAGTTGCTCCCACGGCTGTACGAACACTGACGGCTCCTTCACCTGCGAGTGTCCCGAGGGCCTTAGCCTTTCCCCGGACAGCGTTACCTGCCTCG ATGTGAATGAGTGTGCTGCAGACAACGGAGGGTGTGACCAGATCTGCGAGAACGTGGAAGGCTCTTTCTACTGTGACTGCGAGGAAGGCTTTGTCCTCTCCGACGACGGCGCCTCGTGTTTGGATGTGGACGAGTGTGCCGAGGACAACGGTGGATGTCAGCAG GAATGTCTGAACGAGCCGGgatccttctcctgctcttgcTTCCCCGGCTATGACCTGGAGGACGACTTCCACTGCAGCGACGTGGACGAGTGTGCGCTGCAGCTGTCCACTTGCCAGCACGAGTGCTTCAACCTGCCCGGCAGCTACGACTGTCTCTGCCACGATGGTTTCGAACTCTCCGTCGACAACCGCACGTGTGCCGACATCGACGAGTGCGGCGTGGACAACGGCTGCTCGCACTTCTGCACTAACTTCAATGGCTCCTACACGTGCCACTGCCCGCCCGGATTCAAGCTCTTCGTGGACGAGCACACCTGCGTGGACGTGGACGAGTGCGACGAGGATAACGGAGGCTGCTCACACGTCTGTTCCAACTCCAAGGGCGGCTACAAGTGTCTGTGTCCCGAGGGATTTCAGCTCCTGGAGGAGGGAAGTACGCATGAGAAGCTCCACGTGTGTGTCGATGTGGACGAGTGTCTAGACAGTAACGGGAACTGCAGCCACGAGTGTCACAACCTGGAGGGCGGACACGAGTGCAGGTGTCCCTCAGGCTACATCTTCCTGGAGGATGATGATGGGTCACTCAGCCGCCACGAGTGTGTTGACGTGGACGAGTGTCGGGAACACAACGGCGGGTGCAGCCACTTCTGCGTGAACACTGAGGGCGGGATGGAGTGCCAGTGCCCGCAGGGGATGACGATGCCTGAGGGCGGCCAAGCATTCGAGTGCCAGGACATCGACGAGTGCCTGAAGGACAATGGTGGGTGCAGTCACCTGTGTACCAACCTGCCGGGCACCTACGAGTGTGGCTGTCCTGATGGCTGGCGCCTCGACGTCCACTACGACGACATGGACTATTCCGAGGACGTCACCAACTTCGAGGTCTCCAATGACGTCATCTGGAGACAGTGTGTGGACGTGGACGAGTGTGGCGAGGACCGCGGCGGCTGTAGCCACATCTGTCAGAACGACGATGGTGGGTACCTGTGCTCGTGTCCTCCCGGGTACTGGCTGGGGCGGGACAACAAGACCTGCTGGGACATCAACGAGTGCAACGTGGACAAGGGCGGATGTTCCCACGAGTGCACCAACACCGAGGGCTCTTTCGTGTGCACGTGTCCCGAGGGCTTCGTGCTGCGGGACGACAGGAGATGCCAGGACGTGGACGAGTGTGAGAATGACAACGGAGGCTGCTCGGACCTGTGCGTCAACCAGCTGGGCCGCTACCACTGCGCCTGCCCACCGGGCTTCCTGCTGGAGGATGATGACTTGACCTGCTCGGACATAAATGAGTGTGGCAGAGACAATGGCGGCTGCTCTCACACCTGCCACAACCTGCACGGCCGCTACACCTGCAGCTGTCCCGCAGGTCTGGTGCTGAATGAAGATTCCCACACTTGTGACGACGAGGACGAGTGTGACACAGACAACGGCGGCTGCTCACACGAATGCATCAACGAGGTGGGTTCCCATGAGTGTGGGTGCCCCGCTGGCCTCACGCTGGCGGTGGATGGACGCACTTGTCTCGACGTGGATGAGTGTGGAGTGAAGAATGGCGGCTGCTCCCACCAGTGCACCAACCATGAGGGTCACTACACGTGTCTGTGCCCCGCCGGCACTGTTCTCGCCGCTGACAACCACACCTGCGAGGACGTGAACGAGTGTGACAAGAGGAACGGAGGCTGCAGCTACAAGTGTGTCAACACGGAGGGCGGCTACGAGTGCCACTGCCGCCTGGGGATGGAGGTGGGGCGCGACGGGCACACCTGCCAGGACGTGGACGAGTGTGCCGATGGGAATGGAGGCTGCAGCGACCACTGCCACAACACCAGGGGGTCCTTCAG GTGTGAGTGTCCCCTCGGGTACTCCCTGGGGCTGGACGGGGCCACGTGTGAGGACATCAACGAGTGTGAGCTGGCCAACGGAGGCTGCTCGCACGGCTGCATCAACACTGAGGGATCCTTCTCCTGCAACAA GTGTTCTGAAGGGTACAAGCTGGGGGAGGACTTGCTGACGTGTGTGGATATCGATGAGTGCCTTCAGTCTCCTTGTGAACACGATTGCGTCAACATCCCAGGCTCCTACTACTGCTCGTGCAAGACAGGATTCAGACCGAGGCCAGA CGCCGCTCACCGCTGCTGGGACGTGAACGAGTGCGAGGAGGATAACGGAGGGTGTGCGCGTGACTGCTTCAACACTATCGGCTCCTACCACTGCCGCTGCCCTCGTGGCTACGAGCTGGGAAGGGACAAACACTCTTGCGAGG CCAACCCAACGTTCTGTCCTGTGATGGTGGCGCCTCTGCACGGGGAAATGACCTGCTCCCACAACCTCATTGGGAACGCTTACCCTCACGGCACCTCCTGTTCCATCTCCTGCTTCCTCGGGTTCGCCCTTCACGGTTCCCCCAATGCCACCTGCCTCCCCACTGGTGTCTGGTCCGCCAACCCTGCTACGTGCCGAG CCATGAAGTGTGCTATGCTCGTTGACGTGGACCACGGGAGGGTATCGCCGAAGAGGTGTACCAGAAGAACCTCCAGCGTGGGCCAGCACTGCTACCTCTCCTGCTCCCCGGGGTACAGAGTGGTGGGGAACCCCGTCAGGACCTGCCAGACTAGTGGATTATGGTCCCCTGAAACTTCCAGCCCGTACTGTGaaaagg ACTCCCTCAAGCCATTCATCCAGTGCCCCAGTGACGTGCAGGTGGATCTGGCGCCCCACATGAACTCCGCCTACGTGCGCCTTCCACAACCTAAGGCAAACGTGGACTGGTTCAG ATATGCACCAAGTGTTTCCCGGAGGAGAGGCGACTCCCGCGACTCTGAGGACCCGAG GTACGTGGACGCCTCCCCGGACTGGGCCAAGCAGCTGGAAGCGGACCTGCCGGCGGGGAAGACTACTGTGACCTTCGTGGCGCGCTCCCCAATGTCTGACGAGTCCGCCACGTGTTCCTTCATAGTGGAGGTGCGAG ACAAGGAGGACCCACAGGTGTTCGGGTGCCCTAAGTCCTTCACGGTGCTGCTGACGGAGGGGCAGGCGACGGCAGAGGTGATGTGGAAGGAGCCGCTCTTCAAGGACAACGTGGAAATCTCTCACTTATGGAAATCGCTG GAGCCCGGACGCCACCTGACGGCAGGAACCTACCCCGTGCATTACGTGGCCATGGACCCCTACAGGAACAGGGCCAAGTGCTCCTTCGTCGTCACTGTACAAC